The following are from one region of the Rosistilla carotiformis genome:
- a CDS encoding glycosyltransferase, translating to MANEVLIDDHDPQAKIASPHLDLSGQPQSRTSGRRENRVLRVLHVVNGEHYSGAERVQTHLARRLPECGVSVDFACLTPDRFPKQFDVESSQLFDMKMRNRWDIAAARRVAKLARDGNYQLLHAHTPRSAMIAAYASRQARRPWVYHVHSPAAADSTRPIQNRINAMTERFCLLSTAHQITVSNSLRNHTIGQGFDPANVTTVHNGVPAIRPDRSEFPQVGGVWTLGIVALHRPRKGLETLLDAQRIVRDAGLDVRVRCVGPFETPSYEASIRSRVDHLQLGPDVEFTGFVNDIPTALSQLDAMVLPSLFGEGLPMVVLEAMAAAVPVIATRVEGTPEAIRHDMEGLLAEAGNATDLAAQIQRLVCGEVSWHALAEAAAQRHAEEFSDLAMARGVADVYRKVLER from the coding sequence GTGGCCAACGAAGTACTGATCGACGACCATGACCCACAAGCCAAGATCGCATCTCCACACTTGGATCTCTCGGGTCAGCCTCAATCACGCACATCGGGACGTCGCGAAAATCGGGTGTTACGTGTCCTTCACGTGGTCAACGGCGAACATTATTCGGGAGCGGAACGTGTTCAGACCCACCTTGCCCGTCGGCTGCCGGAATGTGGGGTTTCGGTCGATTTTGCCTGTTTGACGCCCGACCGCTTTCCGAAGCAATTCGACGTCGAATCCAGTCAACTGTTCGATATGAAGATGCGGAACCGTTGGGATATCGCGGCGGCGCGGCGCGTTGCCAAGCTCGCTCGCGATGGCAACTATCAACTGCTGCACGCTCACACGCCCCGATCGGCAATGATCGCCGCCTACGCATCGCGGCAAGCACGGCGACCATGGGTCTACCATGTTCACAGCCCCGCAGCCGCCGATTCAACGCGGCCGATCCAGAATCGCATCAACGCAATGACGGAGCGATTCTGCCTGCTGTCGACCGCCCATCAAATCACCGTCTCGAACAGTTTGAGAAACCACACGATTGGTCAGGGCTTTGATCCGGCCAATGTTACCACGGTCCACAACGGCGTCCCTGCGATCCGTCCCGATCGCAGTGAGTTCCCGCAGGTGGGAGGTGTTTGGACGCTGGGGATCGTCGCACTGCACCGACCTCGCAAGGGCTTGGAGACGCTGCTGGACGCTCAACGGATCGTCCGCGACGCCGGACTGGATGTCCGCGTGCGATGCGTCGGCCCCTTTGAAACGCCTAGCTACGAAGCGAGCATTCGATCGCGAGTCGATCATCTACAACTGGGGCCCGACGTCGAATTCACCGGATTCGTCAACGACATTCCCACCGCGCTCAGTCAGCTTGATGCGATGGTTTTGCCTAGCCTGTTCGGTGAAGGACTTCCGATGGTGGTCCTCGAAGCGATGGCTGCCGCGGTCCCCGTGATTGCCACTCGAGTCGAAGGAACGCCCGAAGCGATACGACACGACATGGAAGGCCTGTTGGCCGAAGCCGGGAACGCCACCGACTTGGCCGCGCAAATCCAACGCCTTGTTTGCGGGGAAGTCTCCTGGCATGCGTTGGCTGAAGCAGCCGCCCAACGCCACGCCGAAGAATTCTCCGACCTCGCGATGGCTCGTGGCGTCGCCGATGTCTATCGCAAGGTCCTCGAACGCTAA
- a CDS encoding CpaF family protein, with the protein MSRTMNPTAGRTELSRQEQFEQIKGRIHSKLVDKLDLSKVGDLKGDTLKREIRMVVEHLCDAEETLLNRQERERIVDEVLDETFGLGPLEIILKDKKVSDILINGPKNIYVEKEGQLEKSEVEFRDNKHLLQIIDRIVSKVGRRVDETCPMVDARLEDGSRVNAIIPPLALDGACVSIRRFGSNPLKLEDLLNYKAFTPEMVMLLEGCIKARMNMIISGGTGSGKTTLLNTLSSFIPHDERIVTIEDAAELQLQQDHVVRLETRPPNIEGNGAVTATDLVKNALRMRPERIIIGECRGGETLDMLQAMNTGHDGSLTTIHSNNPRDAIARLETLVMMAGFEMPVKAIRSQIAGAVDVMIQASRLQGGKRRVTYITEIVGMEQDTIVMQDIYRYDQQGIGADGKAKGRFICTGVRPTFMEKLEGKGIRLPASAFRERVMMEA; encoded by the coding sequence ATGTCACGCACGATGAATCCAACGGCAGGCCGCACTGAACTGAGCCGCCAAGAACAGTTTGAGCAGATTAAAGGTCGTATCCACAGCAAGCTGGTCGACAAACTGGACCTTTCCAAAGTCGGAGATCTCAAAGGGGATACCCTTAAACGTGAAATCCGCATGGTCGTCGAACACTTGTGCGACGCCGAAGAGACGCTGCTGAATCGCCAAGAGCGCGAACGGATCGTCGACGAGGTGTTGGACGAAACCTTTGGCCTGGGTCCGTTGGAAATCATCCTGAAAGACAAGAAGGTCAGCGATATTCTGATCAACGGCCCCAAAAACATCTACGTCGAAAAAGAAGGCCAACTGGAGAAGAGCGAAGTCGAATTCCGCGACAACAAACACTTGTTGCAGATCATCGACCGGATCGTTTCGAAAGTCGGTCGTCGGGTCGACGAAACCTGTCCGATGGTCGACGCGCGTTTGGAAGACGGCAGTCGTGTCAATGCGATCATCCCGCCACTGGCGCTCGACGGGGCATGTGTTTCGATTCGTCGATTCGGCAGCAACCCACTGAAGCTGGAAGATCTGTTGAACTACAAAGCGTTCACGCCCGAGATGGTGATGCTGTTGGAAGGCTGCATCAAAGCTCGGATGAACATGATCATCTCCGGCGGTACCGGTTCGGGTAAAACGACCCTTCTCAATACACTCAGCAGCTTCATTCCGCACGACGAACGGATCGTGACGATCGAGGATGCGGCGGAGCTTCAATTGCAACAGGACCACGTCGTCCGTCTGGAAACTCGCCCGCCAAACATCGAAGGCAATGGCGCCGTGACGGCGACCGATCTCGTAAAGAATGCGCTGCGTATGCGTCCAGAACGGATCATCATCGGCGAATGCCGTGGTGGTGAAACGTTGGACATGTTGCAAGCGATGAACACCGGTCACGACGGATCGTTGACAACGATTCACAGTAACAACCCACGCGACGCGATCGCACGTTTGGAAACCTTGGTGATGATGGCTGGCTTTGAAATGCCGGTCAAAGCGATTCGTTCGCAAATCGCCGGTGCCGTCGACGTGATGATCCAAGCCAGTCGTCTGCAGGGTGGAAAACGCCGTGTCACGTACATCACCGAGATCGTCGGGATGGAGCAGGACACGATCGTGATGCAGGACATCTATCGATACGATCAACAAGGCATTGGTGCCGACGGTAAAGCGAAAGGTCGCTTTATCTGCACCGGTGTGCGTCCCACGTTTATGGAAAAATTGGAAGGCAAGGGAATTCGCTTGCCAGCCAGTGCCTTCCGTGAACGCGTGATGATGGAAGCATAG
- a CDS encoding redox-sensing transcriptional repressor Rex, with protein sequence MAGESPETQKSTGPPHIGAINPAIPPATVARLILYARELGRLRREGESHVSSKLLGQLLSVSDAVVRRDVNHLGSMGQRGVGYEIGPLIQQIRQTMGTNRSWKVALIGAGSLGHALMRYRGFDEQGFQLVAAFDTDPAICSRNIAGIPVLPLEQLETTIAAERVSLAILAVPVDAADAVAKRLAALGVAGILNFAPRTLQKFPGVCVVNVDLASELQQLSFAVVSQQ encoded by the coding sequence ATGGCCGGTGAATCTCCCGAAACGCAAAAATCGACCGGTCCACCACACATCGGTGCGATCAACCCTGCGATTCCGCCCGCGACCGTGGCCCGTTTGATCCTCTACGCACGCGAATTAGGACGCTTGCGGCGGGAGGGAGAATCCCATGTCAGCAGCAAGTTGCTGGGTCAGTTGCTGTCGGTCAGCGACGCCGTCGTCCGCCGCGATGTCAACCATCTTGGTTCGATGGGGCAACGAGGCGTGGGATACGAAATTGGCCCGCTGATCCAACAGATCCGCCAGACGATGGGGACCAATCGGTCATGGAAAGTCGCACTGATTGGGGCGGGTAGCCTGGGGCACGCATTGATGCGTTATCGCGGCTTCGATGAACAGGGTTTCCAATTGGTTGCGGCCTTCGATACCGATCCGGCGATCTGTTCGCGAAACATCGCCGGAATTCCGGTGCTTCCGCTGGAACAACTAGAAACCACCATCGCCGCAGAACGCGTCTCGCTGGCGATTCTTGCCGTACCGGTCGATGCAGCCGATGCGGTAGCGAAAAGGCTCGCCGCGCTGGGGGTTGCTGGGATCCTAAATTTCGCCCCACGCACGCTGCAAAAATTTCCGGGTGTCTGTGTCGTGAATGTCGATCTGGCGAGCGAATTGCAGCAATTGTCGTTTGCTGTGGTCAGCCAGCAATAA
- a CDS encoding DUF2752 domain-containing protein, translating into MDLQSETPISPKLRGASAWIAGVAIGLLVIGGGFLLYHVEPNATSWYPKCPLHQMTGLHCPGCGITRSASALVHGDLATAVRMNPLAVLGGPILVILLWRRGRQPSADKPTGPALGQILLVVLVVYFVARNVPSPSRSWLAPPERDASAVETPVAG; encoded by the coding sequence ATGGATCTTCAATCGGAAACGCCCATCTCCCCGAAACTCCGCGGCGCGTCCGCCTGGATTGCGGGTGTCGCCATCGGACTCTTGGTTATTGGCGGCGGGTTCCTCCTGTACCACGTTGAACCCAACGCTACGTCGTGGTATCCGAAATGCCCGCTTCATCAGATGACCGGCCTCCATTGCCCCGGCTGCGGAATCACCCGATCCGCAAGCGCCCTGGTGCATGGCGACCTAGCGACCGCCGTGCGCATGAACCCGTTGGCGGTGCTTGGCGGTCCCATCCTCGTGATACTGCTGTGGCGAAGAGGTCGCCAACCGTCAGCGGACAAGCCAACCGGACCGGCACTCGGCCAGATATTGCTTGTCGTGCTGGTCGTTTATTTTGTCGCCCGCAACGTCCCGTCGCCATCACGCAGCTGGCTCGCGCCCCCCGAAAGAGACGCTTCGGCCGTGGAAACGCCTGTGGCTGGCTGA
- a CDS encoding GntR family transcriptional regulator, translated as MQLHITTDGVPIFQQIVDQVRYRIVSGQLIAGAELPTIRGMAEALRVNPNTVARAYRELEHEGLVEKRRTTGTFVAEQVERRTISQRRGLLQPHLERLIIQSRQLGFSIDEVVEQLKKRDDQIPRDENRS; from the coding sequence ATGCAATTACACATCACCACCGACGGCGTACCGATCTTTCAACAGATCGTTGATCAAGTGCGGTACCGCATCGTTTCGGGGCAATTGATCGCCGGGGCGGAGCTGCCGACGATCCGCGGTATGGCTGAGGCGTTGCGTGTGAACCCCAACACGGTCGCTCGCGCCTACCGCGAATTGGAACACGAAGGACTCGTGGAGAAACGGCGGACGACGGGAACGTTTGTCGCCGAACAGGTCGAACGACGAACGATTAGCCAACGGCGTGGACTGCTTCAGCCGCACTTGGAACGCTTGATCATCCAATCGCGTCAGTTGGGCTTTTCGATCGATGAAGTCGTCGAACAGCTGAAGAAACGGGACGACCAAATTCCTCGCGACGAGAACCGATCATGA
- a CDS encoding DUF1501 domain-containing protein gives MDMEKVRIDRRTAIVASTVGYAGMRLPAAAMGNPGSTATRATGKAKSTILFFLCGGASHVDTWDMKPDAGSAYRGPFASIETAAPGIRLCEHLPMTAKVADHLAIVHGVSDRGRATGDHHAGYYYNLTGHAPDNTFRTQGNDRRPYADDWPFMGSVVASRREPHRSLPQAITLPHKPSRPPYTRPGQFSARLGAEFDPFYLSSDPGQPLTFQAPSLTLQDGVSRDRLGDRAGLLKSIDGARRTFEAHAGAKNFEIQHRKAFELLASSATSRAFDVSEEPLAVRERYGQTVNGTSLLMARRLVQAGVPFVTVFWKEDTSLNAKCKSAGGWDTHGNNFQCLQENLLPEFDRCYSALIEDLAQSGLIDETLVLVSSEMGRKPKIGDVRSGGTVGAGRDHWTACMSNLFAGGGIRGGQIYGGTDKRGEYPEHQTIGPEDIVKTVYHAMGVHDLAAIDASGQPISLLAEGEPLHELF, from the coding sequence ATGGACATGGAAAAGGTTCGTATCGATCGCCGCACGGCGATCGTGGCCTCCACGGTTGGATACGCCGGAATGCGGTTGCCGGCAGCGGCGATGGGCAATCCCGGTTCAACCGCGACGCGCGCCACGGGCAAGGCGAAGTCGACGATCCTGTTTTTTTTGTGTGGAGGCGCGTCGCATGTCGACACTTGGGATATGAAGCCCGACGCGGGGAGCGCCTATCGCGGACCGTTTGCTTCGATCGAAACCGCGGCTCCCGGAATTCGGCTGTGCGAGCATCTGCCGATGACCGCAAAGGTGGCCGATCATCTGGCGATCGTCCACGGTGTCAGCGACCGCGGCCGGGCGACGGGAGATCATCACGCCGGGTATTACTACAACCTGACCGGCCACGCCCCGGACAACACTTTCCGCACGCAAGGCAATGACCGGCGGCCGTACGCCGACGACTGGCCCTTCATGGGATCGGTCGTCGCCTCGCGTCGCGAGCCGCACCGATCGTTGCCCCAGGCGATCACGCTGCCTCATAAACCCAGTCGACCTCCGTACACACGTCCGGGACAATTTTCGGCGCGATTGGGTGCCGAATTCGATCCGTTCTATTTGAGCAGCGATCCTGGCCAGCCGCTCACCTTCCAGGCCCCTTCGTTAACGCTGCAAGATGGCGTCTCGCGTGACAGGTTGGGCGATCGCGCTGGATTGCTGAAATCGATCGACGGGGCGCGGCGCACCTTTGAAGCGCACGCGGGTGCAAAGAACTTTGAGATCCAGCATCGCAAAGCGTTTGAGCTGTTGGCATCCTCGGCGACCAGCCGTGCGTTTGATGTCTCCGAGGAACCGCTGGCCGTTCGCGAAAGGTATGGCCAGACGGTCAACGGCACCAGCCTTTTGATGGCTCGCCGTTTGGTGCAGGCGGGCGTGCCGTTTGTGACCGTGTTTTGGAAGGAAGACACAAGCCTCAACGCCAAGTGTAAGAGTGCCGGCGGTTGGGATACGCATGGGAACAATTTTCAGTGCTTGCAAGAAAACCTGTTGCCAGAATTTGATCGCTGTTATTCGGCGCTGATCGAGGACCTGGCGCAAAGCGGATTGATCGACGAGACGTTGGTCTTGGTCTCTAGCGAGATGGGCCGCAAGCCAAAGATCGGCGACGTGCGCTCGGGCGGCACCGTCGGGGCGGGACGCGATCACTGGACCGCTTGTATGAGCAACCTGTTCGCCGGTGGAGGCATCCGCGGCGGCCAAATCTACGGTGGGACCGATAAGCGAGGCGAATACCCGGAACATCAAACGATCGGTCCCGAGGACATCGTCAAAACCGTTTACCACGCGATGGGCGTTCACGATCTCGCGGCGATCGATGCCAGCGGCCAACCGATCAGTTTGTTAGCCGAAGGCGAACCGCTGCACGAACTGTTCTAG
- a CDS encoding aminotransferase class III-fold pyridoxal phosphate-dependent enzyme has product MNDDNSRLIADRFRNDPRVAKAKALLAETLREYSGSMTDVRPADPQLAESYADQLARLTEARGAAPYFPYIASGIGNGPWVELADGSVKLDFIGGIGVHGMGHSHEQMLDAAIDGALEDTVMQGNLQQNRPSIALCERLISIANSNGSELAHCLLSTSGAMANENALKIAFHARRPADRIIAFTNCFAGRSLALAALTDRPSYRSGLPETLLVDYLPFFDPAKPDASTQAAVDRLQELLTRYPGRHAAFWAEPIAGEGGYVAGSPEFFKTLLKPIREAGILTVFDEVQSFGRTTAPLAYQSFDLDRYVDIVTIGKITQVCATLYRNQLQPTAPILSQTFTGASASIATGQRMLDQLASSGCFGVDGRNQRNHDHFVNGLRSLAQRYPGQVEGPYGEGMMVAVTPGDGSYETANRWVRDLYDAGLICFLCGGNPHRVRFLPPPTITTPEHIDHAIALIDRMLQTTQPKAAH; this is encoded by the coding sequence ATGAACGACGACAACTCTCGTCTTATTGCCGATCGATTTCGTAACGACCCGCGAGTCGCGAAGGCGAAGGCCTTGTTGGCTGAAACGCTCCGCGAATATTCAGGGTCAATGACCGATGTTCGACCTGCCGATCCGCAGCTTGCCGAATCGTACGCGGATCAATTGGCGCGGCTGACCGAGGCCCGTGGCGCGGCCCCCTATTTCCCTTACATTGCCAGTGGGATCGGGAACGGTCCGTGGGTCGAATTGGCCGACGGCAGCGTCAAGTTGGACTTCATCGGTGGGATCGGCGTGCACGGAATGGGGCACAGCCACGAACAGATGTTGGACGCCGCAATCGACGGCGCGTTGGAGGACACGGTGATGCAAGGAAACTTGCAACAGAATCGGCCTTCGATCGCGCTGTGCGAACGTTTGATTTCGATCGCTAATTCCAACGGTTCCGAACTGGCCCACTGCCTGCTGTCGACCAGCGGGGCGATGGCAAACGAGAACGCATTAAAGATCGCGTTTCATGCGCGACGCCCCGCGGACCGGATCATCGCCTTCACGAACTGTTTCGCCGGTCGATCGCTTGCGTTGGCGGCGTTGACCGACCGACCCAGCTACCGCAGCGGGCTACCTGAAACGCTCCTCGTCGACTATTTGCCTTTCTTCGATCCCGCAAAACCCGACGCGAGCACGCAAGCGGCTGTCGATCGATTGCAGGAGCTGTTGACCCGCTATCCGGGACGGCATGCGGCTTTCTGGGCCGAACCGATCGCGGGCGAAGGGGGCTACGTGGCGGGGAGTCCCGAATTTTTCAAGACGCTCCTGAAACCAATCCGCGAAGCGGGAATCTTGACGGTCTTCGACGAAGTGCAATCGTTTGGCCGGACCACCGCGCCGCTTGCCTACCAGTCGTTTGATCTGGATCGGTACGTCGATATCGTCACGATTGGCAAGATCACACAGGTTTGTGCCACGCTGTATCGCAATCAACTGCAGCCGACCGCGCCGATTCTCAGCCAAACCTTCACCGGGGCCTCTGCGTCGATCGCGACCGGTCAACGGATGCTGGACCAATTGGCATCGAGCGGCTGTTTTGGTGTCGACGGCCGCAATCAACGCAACCACGACCATTTCGTCAACGGCTTGCGGTCGCTTGCCCAGCGGTATCCGGGGCAGGTTGAAGGTCCGTACGGCGAGGGGATGATGGTCGCGGTGACGCCGGGTGACGGTAGCTATGAAACTGCCAATCGCTGGGTTCGCGACCTCTACGACGCGGGGCTGATCTGTTTCTTGTGCGGTGGGAATCCGCATCGCGTTCGATTCCTGCCCCCTCCAACGATCACCACGCCTGAACACATCGATCACGCGATCGCGCTCATCGATCGGATGCTTCAGACGACGCAACCAAAGGCGGCTCACTGA
- a CDS encoding arginine N-succinyltransferase, with protein MEVVRAATLDDWEPLFDLIERSGFGLTSLRLTKAQLHERLEWSHFAFTRKSERPGGEPYVFVMEDLATGALVGTSCIFAKTGGYEPFYAYEVVTEAKASEELDVRASVRTLQLKRIHDGPTEIGSLFLLPEFRGQGRGSLLSIARFSMIAQRPGRFASEVIAEMRGVSDAQGHSPFWEAVGRHFFHVDFPVADALSTVSKKFIEDLMPQHPIYWDLLPAPVCAVIGQVHDQTRPAQTMLQREGFASRGLVDIFDAGPILHSPRDAIRSVASCRNPSVRTGDVPADAKRQIVTTSAARFRAVHSQVHWIDDGHVILPETTRRALLLNAADKVWTLG; from the coding sequence ATGGAAGTCGTCCGCGCGGCAACACTCGACGATTGGGAACCTCTGTTCGATCTGATCGAGCGGTCGGGCTTCGGTTTGACTTCGCTGCGGCTGACCAAAGCTCAGCTGCACGAGCGGCTGGAGTGGTCGCATTTTGCGTTTACGCGAAAGTCGGAACGGCCGGGCGGCGAGCCGTACGTGTTTGTGATGGAAGATCTGGCGACCGGCGCGCTGGTCGGAACGTCTTGCATCTTCGCCAAGACCGGCGGTTACGAACCGTTTTATGCGTACGAAGTGGTAACCGAAGCGAAGGCGTCGGAAGAATTAGACGTTCGCGCAAGTGTGCGAACCTTGCAATTGAAACGGATCCACGACGGGCCGACGGAGATCGGCAGCCTGTTCCTGTTACCCGAGTTTCGTGGGCAAGGACGCGGCAGTTTACTGTCGATAGCGCGGTTCTCGATGATCGCACAGCGGCCCGGCCGGTTCGCCAGCGAGGTGATCGCGGAGATGCGTGGTGTTTCGGATGCACAGGGGCACAGTCCGTTTTGGGAGGCGGTGGGCCGCCATTTTTTTCACGTCGATTTCCCGGTTGCCGATGCGCTCTCGACGGTTTCAAAAAAGTTCATCGAAGACCTGATGCCACAACATCCGATCTACTGGGACCTCTTGCCGGCCCCGGTTTGCGCCGTGATTGGTCAGGTGCATGATCAGACGCGGCCGGCCCAAACGATGCTGCAACGGGAAGGCTTTGCGTCGCGCGGACTTGTCGATATTTTCGACGCCGGGCCGATCTTGCATTCGCCTCGCGATGCGATCCGCAGTGTTGCCAGTTGCCGCAATCCGAGCGTCCGCACGGGCGATGTTCCTGCCGATGCGAAGCGGCAGATCGTCACGACATCGGCCGCTCGGTTTCGAGCCGTCCATAGCCAAGTTCACTGGATCGATGACGGCCATGTGATCTTGCCCGAAACGACGCGGCGGGCGCTGCTGTTGAATGCCGCCGATAAGGTTTGGACGCTGGGATAA
- a CDS encoding aminotransferase class V-fold PLP-dependent enzyme has protein sequence MPITLRWAYFDHAAVAPLSAPAQTRMVAFADEAAHTATTLWPQWSKGVESFRSGVARWIGASPAEIAMIPNTSHGVNLVAEGFPWKSGDNVVTFAGEFPSNRLPWDNQQSKGVEVRSIECPGGEVCLDQIAAQIDSRTRIVAISWVGYASGYRVDLDQLAELVHSRGALLFVDAIQGMGIYPIDVSRTPIDFLAADGHKWMLGPEGAGFAYIRREHIDTLRCTHVGWHSVRNAADFGNARLDLRPEASRFEAGSANMVGLLSLAESAAMFWKVIEVHGPEAIAQRVLRTAETLIDRLQKAGATVLNPWQEPHRSSIVVFDVPGVSPAEVRGIGLQHDVVLSCRGGGVRASVHVYNNDEDLDRLIHVVEMALAAGGSTGKIV, from the coding sequence ATGCCAATCACGTTGCGTTGGGCTTATTTTGACCATGCCGCGGTCGCTCCCTTGTCGGCCCCGGCTCAAACGCGGATGGTCGCCTTCGCCGATGAAGCCGCTCACACCGCTACAACGTTGTGGCCGCAATGGTCCAAAGGGGTGGAGTCGTTCCGCAGCGGGGTCGCCCGTTGGATCGGAGCCTCGCCCGCGGAGATTGCCATGATTCCCAACACTTCCCACGGCGTCAACTTGGTCGCCGAAGGGTTTCCTTGGAAATCGGGGGACAATGTTGTCACGTTCGCCGGGGAATTTCCGTCGAATCGGTTGCCCTGGGACAACCAACAATCCAAAGGGGTGGAAGTTCGCAGTATCGAATGCCCCGGCGGTGAAGTCTGTCTGGACCAAATCGCAGCGCAAATCGATTCCCGCACCCGCATCGTTGCGATCAGTTGGGTCGGATATGCGTCGGGCTATCGCGTCGATCTAGATCAGCTGGCGGAATTGGTGCATTCGCGCGGGGCGCTGCTATTTGTGGACGCCATTCAAGGGATGGGGATCTATCCGATCGATGTCTCACGGACACCGATCGATTTTTTGGCAGCCGACGGCCATAAATGGATGCTGGGGCCCGAAGGGGCTGGGTTCGCATACATCCGCCGCGAGCATATCGACACTTTGCGATGCACGCATGTCGGTTGGCATAGCGTCCGTAACGCAGCCGACTTCGGGAACGCGCGATTGGACCTACGACCGGAGGCTTCGCGTTTCGAAGCGGGATCGGCCAACATGGTGGGGCTGCTGTCGTTGGCTGAGAGCGCCGCGATGTTTTGGAAAGTCATCGAGGTTCATGGTCCCGAAGCGATCGCCCAGAGAGTGCTTCGGACGGCCGAAACCTTGATCGACCGGTTGCAAAAGGCGGGAGCAACCGTTTTAAACCCTTGGCAGGAGCCGCATCGCAGCAGCATCGTGGTGTTTGATGTGCCAGGCGTCTCCCCCGCCGAAGTGCGCGGCATCGGATTGCAGCACGACGTGGTGCTCAGTTGTCGCGGAGGCGGGGTTCGAGCCAGCGTGCATGTCTACAACAACGACGAGGATCTCGATCGATTGATCCACGTGGTCGAAATGGCTTTAGCAGCGGGCGGATCGACCGGTAAGATCGTTTAG
- a CDS encoding RNA polymerase sigma factor yields MTATLQSNDATLGYDDVSDEELLLTYRSTGQRVLFETLMQRYQREIYSYLRRYLGDAEQAEDAFQLTFLQVHLRAETFEEGRKFRPWFYAIATNQAIDLQRKNRRHRMVSLDRTRNVDDDESKWTEKLVGNDPDPWLVASGRENQDSVQGIVAQLSDSMQKVVQLVYYQGLKYREAADVLGIPVGTVKSRLNAAVSRLNQLWEESQTVK; encoded by the coding sequence ATGACGGCGACACTTCAGTCCAACGATGCGACGCTCGGCTACGACGACGTATCCGACGAAGAACTGCTGCTGACCTACCGCAGCACGGGACAACGGGTTTTGTTCGAAACCCTGATGCAACGCTACCAACGCGAGATCTACAGCTACCTGCGACGCTACCTGGGCGATGCAGAGCAAGCCGAGGATGCGTTCCAGTTGACGTTCCTGCAGGTTCACCTGCGAGCGGAGACATTTGAAGAGGGGCGAAAATTTCGTCCCTGGTTTTATGCAATTGCAACGAACCAAGCCATCGACTTGCAACGTAAGAACCGTAGACATCGAATGGTTAGTTTGGACCGCACCCGCAATGTCGACGATGACGAATCGAAGTGGACCGAGAAATTGGTCGGCAACGATCCCGATCCGTGGCTGGTGGCGTCCGGGCGTGAAAACCAAGACAGCGTTCAAGGGATTGTCGCCCAGTTGAGCGATTCGATGCAAAAAGTCGTTCAATTGGTTTATTACCAAGGTTTGAAATATCGCGAAGCGGCCGATGTGCTGGGGATTCCCGTGGGCACGGTCAAGAGCCGTTTGAATGCGGCGGTTTCGCGATTGAATCAACTCTGGGAAGAATCTCAGACGGTGAAGTAG
- a CDS encoding ABC transporter ATP-binding protein gives MNASPSAGAAVEVHNLSRAFRGNEALRDVNLTIPTGSIFGLVGLNGAGKTILIRHLIGALVAKHGRVRVLGEDPVADPAGVLKRIGYLTEEDSLPQWLRVGDLIDFSRAIYPTWDDAYAAELGEVFALSRSSRLQSLSKGQRARAGLLVAIAHRPELLILDEPSSGLDPIARSDILEAIIRTVSEDGRTVLFSSHLLDEVARVCDSVALMSDGRIVETRTIEELQSRYCEIIFRGNADSAAQVPNAFGLQRSGGEWSAVVETEQFDASAIGSDLQLLNRREITLDRWFAARAKSTGGPPASDSSDGAPQVIAMGEVR, from the coding sequence ATGAACGCTTCCCCATCCGCCGGTGCCGCTGTCGAAGTCCACAACTTAAGTCGAGCGTTTCGTGGAAATGAGGCGCTCCGCGACGTGAACCTAACGATCCCCACCGGTTCCATCTTTGGACTGGTGGGACTCAACGGTGCCGGCAAGACGATACTGATCCGCCATCTGATCGGTGCCCTGGTTGCCAAGCACGGCCGTGTTCGAGTGCTGGGCGAAGACCCCGTCGCAGATCCCGCAGGCGTTTTGAAACGGATCGGTTACCTGACGGAAGAGGATTCGCTGCCGCAGTGGCTTCGTGTCGGCGATCTGATCGATTTTTCTAGAGCGATATATCCCACGTGGGATGACGCCTACGCCGCGGAATTGGGTGAGGTGTTCGCGCTGTCACGTTCATCGCGGCTGCAGTCGCTGTCCAAAGGTCAACGGGCACGGGCGGGTCTATTGGTCGCCATTGCCCACCGTCCGGAGCTGTTGATTTTGGACGAACCCAGTAGCGGATTGGATCCAATCGCGCGCAGCGACATCCTCGAAGCGATCATTCGCACGGTCAGTGAAGATGGCCGGACGGTGTTGTTTTCAAGCCATCTGTTGGACGAAGTGGCTCGCGTATGCGATAGCGTGGCGTTGATGTCCGATGGCCGGATCGTGGAAACGCGGACGATCGAAGAACTGCAGTCAAGGTACTGTGAAATCATCTTCCGCGGAAACGCCGACAGCGCGGCGCAAGTTCCAAACGCGTTTGGCTTGCAGCGCAGCGGAGGCGAATGGTCGGCGGTGGTCGAAACCGAACAGTTCGACGCGTCGGCGATTGGAAGCGATTTGCAGCTCCTCAACCGCCGAGAGATCACGCTGGACCGTTGGTTTGCCGCGCGTGCGAAATCAACCGGCGGACCGCCGGCATCCGATTCTAGCGACGGGGCGCCGCAAGTTATCGCAATGGGAGAGGTCCGATGA